CAGCTCATTCGagtgcgcgcgcgcgcacacacatcaTCATTCCGAGGTGCTGCGCGATACCGGACACAACGCGCTGCCGCTCCGCTTATACTGGAATAACAAAACATCGCAAAAGAATAGCACAAGAAAGTGGAACAAAGTTATGGATGAAAGAATACCGAGAGTGCAGGGCAGACAGTTCCTGGATCAAGCAGATTTATTGGGGTAATTTTTATGTTCGGATTGTTTTGTTAACGCTAACTGATATTTACGTGTCAAATGTGTGAGGTTGGTGGCGAGATTAATGGATTTGCTTTGCTTGTTTTATAGTGTTGAATATTCGTCTCTGTACATGTGCAAATCGAAAAGAGGGATGAAGAGAGAAGAGGGAAAGGTAAGCAAACTGTGGACCCGTGATGAAAACGTGATGTCTGTCAGATTCAGATAACACGTTTGGTGTCACTTGCTATCAAGGATCCGAGTGCTCATATTAATTGTTACCTTTGGGAATATTTTTTCCCCTGCATTGACAATGGCTGCTTCTAATTCACAGGATGCTTACAAGTTACCACACAGACTGATAGAGAAAAAGAGGAgggacagaataaatgaatgtattGGACAACTGAAAGATTTATTACCTGAACACCTCAAACTCACGGTAAGCTAAACTGAACTTTGTTCAAGCATGTGAAAATGTGGTGTATTTGATTTTATCTCAGTCACATAAGCAAACTTATGAAGTAGGCCTATGTAAAAGGTATAGATCTTGAAATCAGTTAAGTAAATGTTTGTTATGTCTGACAGACCCTGGGTCACTTGGAAAAAGCAGTTGTTCTTGAATTGACGCTCAAGCATTTGAACGCTTTGACAGTTGTCACAGAGCAACAGCACCAGAAGATCATCGCTTTGCAGAATGGTAGGCTGAATTACATAATCACAAACAACGAACCCACACAGTTGCAATCAGAGAAACATCAATACCACATTAATTATagaatcaatctatctatctatctatctatctatctatctatctatctatctatctatctatctatctatctatctatctatctatgcctATTTATATGACAAGATTTCTTTCTCATTTATATGACAGGACGATCGTTGAAGTCCTCTCTCCAGGCAGACTTGGACGCTTTTCACTCAGGCTTTCAAGCTTGTGCCAAAGAGGTCCTACAGTATCTGAACAAGGTGGAGAACTGGACGGCGCGCGAGCAGAGGTGCACGCGATTCATCAACCACTTGCACAAAGTTTCCGCGCAGTTCCAGCCGGGCGCGAGACTCCTGCAGCAGCCGTCGCCGTGCGACGACTCTCAAGAGCGGGAAACTCAGAGAGATGCTCAAGCCAACTGCGTCCCCGTCATCCAGAGGACTCAGAACCTCGAGCTGAACGAGAACGACACGGACACCGACAGCGGCTACGGAGGAGAGGCGGAGAAAGGCGACGGTAAATGCGAGAAAGGATTCGACGCGGCGAAAGGAGTTAAAATCAAGCAGGAGTTCGGAGACGAGCGCGTCACCAAGAAACCCAAAATGAACTGGTCTGCGAGCGGTGCGTCTTGCGCAGATTCTGCCCATAACCGGCCGGACGTGGCGTTTATGAACTCATTAATGGGAATGACCGGTGGACAGCAAACGCCGTTTTGCATGCCGTTTTATTTCATAAACCCGTCCGCGGCGGCATCGTACATGCCTTTATTTGACAAAAGTCATTTGGAGAAGCTTGTGTATCCAGCAGCTGCAGCTGCGGCGCTGACCACCCCGTTCCCCTGGCTTTACCCCGGGATCCCCGCGCACGCGTCTGCCGCGGCCGCCGCAGCCATCGCGTTCCCCGGAGTTTCCCTAGATAAGAGCACGGTATTTGACTCAGCATCCTCTCAAGACAACGACCCGACATCTCCCGATGATGAGATGTCAAACGAGGTCGAGCTGGCCTCTCCTGTGTCTGGGGAACATGGCTCAGAGAGTGACGCTGGTCATCTGCCCCAAAGAAACGAAAATGATGCTACATAAAGCTagacattttggtaacactttacaatagggttctattcgttaacattagctaatgcattaggtatcattgaACAAaccatgaacaatatattttttacagcatttattaatgtttgttgatgttagttaatgtaaatattattgttcatagttagttcatgcTGCaataacttatgttaacaaaatGCTATACAAATGCCTATATGTTGAaagtaacattaaccaatattaataaaagctgtaaaagtattgcttattgttagttcatgttaactaatgttattaactagtgttaacaaatggaacctaattgtaaagtgttactgatattttaatctCTAGTTTGCTTGTATAATTGCTTCTATTTATCTGTTCCTTAATTTAATTGCCACTATTGAGTATTAAACAAaggctgtttattttttattattattttttttttcattattaaattaagtaGACGAAAAACCAAGTCTCACAACAAATTTGCTATTTAGTTTTTAAGGGGAGAATGGGGACGTTGTAACAGCCATTTGAAGATATTTGAATGAAAATCAAAACCTGATGGACCTTTACGTCTTGCCATCCAACAGCATATTGGTTATGACTGAAAATATGTACAAATCTGAGACTTTGATCTGGGATTATGTtgttgtgattgtttttttttattttatttttaataataaaaaaaaaaaacatagtttagtgcAATACGTCATAATCATCTTTAAGCTATAGAACACTGCTTATGTAGCGGGAGTTCTTTTCAAAGATTTGGAATTCACATATTGGACATATTGGATGTAATGTCTGATACTGACCTCAAGCAGGCTGGTGTGACTGCTGCCGTATTTGTCAGATAACTTTCTCTTTGCTAGTCAGACTGGAAACagtcatgttttctcttttaatgttCAGTGCTTGAAAGAGTTACTTAAATACCTCAACATTCTTTGAGATGCTCCTCTGGTAGGGGTGGTGATAAACATCATGTGAGCAGCAATCCTCTGATGTAATGTTACAGCAcccccgtctctctctctcccccaagCAATTCATATGAACATTTGAATCTTTTATATGAAGGAAATCAACACTCCAAATTAGAAAGGACACCCATGTACCTGTCAGTCATCATTAAGAGAGCTTGTGATAACATTTTGCCAACTTGAAGAGTTTGACATCTTTGCCCCCCCTGCCATGCGACAGTCACATTGCTTGCACCTCTAGCAGAAATATACAAGGTATATTAGCACCTTATGGAACTTTGATATTGAATGTAATCTGTGTTCTTTTGGTAGATAAAtaaagtttgtactgtatatattctaATAAAAGTAGTCATTTAATCCAGAGGTAAAGTGCACTTTTTCTTGCCTTCTCAGTTTCCTATAAGACAGTTCTCACGCTTCATTTTTAAGACAACGCCCTTTGAACTCAAACTACaatgtttgttttcttaaagAAATCTTCTTAACTGAATGGAAAGTGTTGGATTATATGTATCTATGTAATTATAACAATGATTTTTGAAGCTCACTTTAACCTCTGTTGGCTGCCTCAAGTCACATCCAAGGGTTGATTTCAAGATTTACAGTGGCAGTTCTTAGTGTCTCACCATTTGGTTTGGAAAAGTTAGGTAAAACTTTTAAAGAGATTATATCAGTCATATTTTGCCTTTCTGAAACACTGTCACAATTCAAATGGCAAGCTAATAAACAGGGGTCATGCTGTGTTTTGTACAAGTGTTGTGAAACACTGTAACATGATACATGAATAAAATTGTAAACAAACTTTGGACTGGATAGATCTGAAGATAGTGAGGTGCTTTGTGTAAACATTAAAGATTGATGTCACAACTGACAGTAATGGAAGGCTCATGATTTTACTGaatgtattcattttttatgagtTCATGAATGCATAACAGTGATATAAGAGccgccatttattttttcattgtttcaaTGCCCCTATAGTGACTTTGCCTCGACTGTCATTTTGCCTAAACAGTGGCATGTGGAtgtatatagtttgtgaaaatgctGTATGTTTAATGTTCATGTTGTAGAAGAAATCTATGGATTTTTTTATGGATAAACTGAGCGAATGCTGCTCATTTCTTTAATGCTTTACACATTTGCTGTTCGAAATTATGCAGCTCAGTTGTCAAATAAACATAAACTTATGTGAACAAAATGTTATCCCCTCATTCATCTTAAGCACTGAGGCctacattatatttatacagtacacTGTTATTGTGTTCATAGCATGCAGTATAACGTTTGTGGACTGTTGACAGTTGTCTTCTGACTTCATCACAGGTCAAAGTACAGATGTGATACACTTTGTCATTCAAGACATCCATTACTGTGTCACTTTCAATGTGAACCACCCAGCCTACAGTACAACTACTGAACTCAGCTATACATAATCTGGTTCTTAGTTAACACCAGTAACATTGAATATTTAACAAGGCAACAATGAATAACGAAAATCTATGTAATCACTTGTTAGTGTGAAATGGTCTATGAAACACATGGATCCTTCTGAGGACTCAGCAAACCATTCGGatccaaaaagttttttttttaaagtatcctGTGATAAACGTATTAATGTCACTAATCAGAATATCATGGAAAATCAACCACGTAATTGGTTAGACTAAAATGCCTGTTATACATTAAATAATGGACATTCAAATCCATTATAGTTTTCTTAGTGGATTTCATAGTTTGGAGGAAGAAACAACAAGTCATCTTCAAAACAGCTGACAAGAGATTAATAGTTTTGGAATATAAAAGCAACCAAGGTTAACACAAATCATGTGAATTTAAGATGAGAAGAATTCACTGTACAAATCACATACCTCAAATAACTCAGTTCCTGCGGCATCTTGATAGTTTGTGGGGAATACAGAAAAATGGTAAACCAATAGCAAGGAATGATGCACTAAATACATATGTAAACATATAATTTAAACTCGTCTGTATCTCAAATCTtaatcttaaagggttagttcacccaaaaattacattctcgcatcatttactcaccctcatgccatcccagatgtgtatgacttgctgaactcaaataaagatttttagaaagaagATTTCAGCTCTACAGGttcgtacaatgcaagtgaatgggtgccaaaattttgaagttccaaaataaACATAAGGGCAAAAAAAGGGACACCAGATGGCTGGTGGATAATAcatttcttctgaagcaatattatatgtgtgggtgagaaacagagcaatatttaagtcctttttccttcactttcactttctccttcttctgCTTTTGgatattcacattcttcatgcatatcaccctctactgggcaggaaggagaatgtaagaccaaaaatgacttaaatatggatctgtttctcacccacacctatcatatcgtgtctgaacacatagattaaaccactggagtcatattacttttatgctccctttatgtggatgtttaagtttcaaagttttgttcaccattcacttgcattgtgaaatgtttttctaaaaatcttaatttgtgttctgcagaggaaagaaattcatacacatctgggatgccatgagagtgagtaaatcataggagaattaaacattttgggtgaactatccctaactAACTAAGATACAAGATGCCTGAAAATCTAATGTAATGGAGTGTTATTCCAGTGGTTGCAATAACTAGAAATAGTTCCTGTGCTAAACTCACAGTTACCTCAATGAAACAAAACATCCATGTACTCGAgattgatatttcacattctcacCCTTTCAGAACAATCAGCAAATGTTTGGAAATCTGCTGTCTTTTAGAACGCAATTAGAGAGGTTTATTAACGAGATGACACTTCCCTCTAGTGGCAAAGATATGAAGTCACAATATTTTACCTGTTTTGGCTGTATACAATTTACTAAAtaatattagtagtagtagttgtcaaatgactgaatttaaactcAAGATGTCAGAAATATTTTGTGCTAAGTTAGGCTACTCCAAAGACGATGGAGATTAACATGTAGGCCGATTACGTTGACATAACAAATGCATTTAGTTAATAATAAAGCATTGTTATGCTGACTTTTCAACATTATATGTATTCATTTATCttcttattattaatttatttcactttaactattttattttataaaagctttTTCTATATGGTGATACTTCCAAGGAAACCCTATTTTACACAAAAGGAATATTCAAAGAAATACAGAAAAGATGATGGTTAAGGGGAAAATAAGTTTGATTTAACCCTCACACAAAAAGATTGCTTTAGGGTGTTAGGATGAAATTACAAAGCCTCTAAAGTTAACTTTGCCTGAAGATGTAAAAGCTATTTAGAAATGCTTTTCCAATTGCTTCCCACTTGTTTATATAAAGAGTGTAACTCCTAGAAATAAACGAATCCCAGTACACATCTTGGTaacttagtttttttttatttaaattgaattcCAAATTCCAGAGAGTTTTTAGAATCACAAAATGCATTTCTATGGGCATCTCTAAAATGTGACATCTGTCTGTGCAACTTTAaaatatgatgttgttttagcCCATTAAATAAGTATATTTGACATGTGGGTCATTGATGAATAGGCATGTTCCGGGTGATAAAAATCCTACATCTTTTCATAATCTCGTTTAAAACACATGGGTCAAGCTCATAAATGAAATAGTGTGTCCTTGTTGGACACTTCTTCAAGACGTTTTCTTAAGGTAACTCAatttgaactgaacaaaatgtgcatttttataaaaatgtcaaaatactgtAGCtatatgattaaaaaatataaaaaaattaaagcttTCATACAGTCTTGGGGTCCACTCTGATTTATGGTTTTCTTGTTGAGTGCAACAGAATGGCTACTTGCTTTGATTTGAATTTTTTCAAtgattaatacatattttaaagcaaaattgttaCACTGcttatttttgaaataataataaaatatttttccaaactACTCATaccaacatttttgttttcaagaatttcagcttttaatgactttttatttatttattatattcatttatttgttttgcagtTTCCGGACGGTTACACAacttatacatttattaatttttaaatattaaaatgactttgaactcagaagtCTAAAACATGTTCATCAAGCAGaagcatatttaattaatttgcatttttaaatatatttttgaataacttaatagaACTTAAAAAGAGCGTCTCGTCCTTGACCCTTTATTGGAATGTGCAGAAATTTAAATTATCTGCACCATTGTTTACCAAGTGAACTCTAACCCCAACTCTAACTCTAACACAATTATGTTATATTTTGTATgttaattgtaatattaatacTTGCGAATATAAATCAATTTAGATGAgtcaatatatgtatatatacatatattaaatagatttgttttccatttaaagcGAAATAAAATGTGATTCATTATTGAAATATTTAGCCAACCTATCTTTGCGCAGAATAACGCGCAGTCGTGACGTTCATGAATGAACCAGTCCATCATCACATGTCTGTGAGCAAAAGTTGCTCTGCAACGTCGTAAACATCAGCTGACTGCAGCCGTTTGCCCAGAGGGAATATTAAACACTAGTTATCAGATGCACTAACACCTCGTAAGGGCACGTCAACATGAGACTCGCCTGTCTGCTGCTCGCTGCTGCCTTTGTGTGGACCGCTGACGCGATTGTTCGGTAAGGTCAAACAAAAACACGTAACAGACAACAACAACAGTGACACAATCCGATCATTAGCGTTACAAAACACGGTGTGCCTGTAAACTTCATGAAGCATCTACTGTGTgcttgttgttgttgatgattcATGTTTGTTGTAGTTTGTAGTCTTGTTTTAGCCAGTTAATTTGACAGATCTTAGCTGAACTTTGAAACTTAATGAGATTTAATAGGTTTTACACGTTTAAACTCCGCTATGATGGCCAGAACTGCGGTCTAGCTAAGTAGCTCAATAGGTTTGTTGTCGCAGTCTTTGTGTTAAAAGATTATAAATCACATAGACGTCGTTGTGGTTCTCCACTAGACAAAGAGTCTATTGGGACCGTTTGTGACTCAGCAAAAGGCAAGAGTTGTTTATAGGTAAATATGAAGGGCcctaggaatagttcacccaatagtTCTCACCACATCTCTTATATTATAGTCTTAAGACATGAATTATACCACTGAGCATTAATTTTATGCAGCCTTTGTgcactttttggaccttcaaatgttTGGTCAccgttaacttgcattgtatgggcataCAGATTCTTCACTTCTACagagagattcttctaaaaatattaatttgtgttcagcagaagaaataaagtcacatctaggttggcatgagggtgagtaaattatgagatttttcattgtgtgaactatccctttaagcttaaccttaaaaaaaaatccagattcCAGTCTAGCATTCTTCCATTACAGCTAGCTGAAGTGGACATCTGTTGATGTTAGTCCTGATAATGAAAGACTGTTTAAGTATTTTGCTTTTGTCGGTTATGTCTATGAAATGTCAGAAATTGACCTCATTTGTCTGAGGTGTTTGACCTCATTCTGAGATGTTTAGTCTGTCTCACCAGTCACCACCCTATCAAAGTCCAAAACCCAGCAGCATTTACTGCATCATAACATCTCACCCCATACATTAAAGGAGAAAGTTGCATTTGATCTCTTGTTGATGAGAAATGTGGCTTCccttacatttttattgaattttaaaagcatttaactATATGTTTGATAAAGGTATGCATAAGTTTTATCAGCTCATATTATTTGGTCTTTTTAAAGGGCTGGAGTAGCCCTCTGCAGCCATGTTATTGGAAGCCTAGAATTGATTATTTAGAAGTGAGCGAAAGGGAGCCTTGACTTTTTTCATTATGAGaatgtttgcagtttgctgcagGTGATGTTTTGTAAAAGACAGCAAGTTAACAGCATGCACTCTAGTAAGTCTGAATGTATatgaattagggctgtcaatcgattaaaatttgtaatcgaattaattacatggtgtcccgattaattaatcgcatatacaaatatttgctgagaaagcccctcatataacattaattcaatacataatgatgaaataattatacatagtatctttaaatattaaaagattttatatatatatatatatatatatatatatatatatatatatattcagatcattaaaatgcattacattcttgtggcagaagagttaatcattgataatacaatataaaagtggctttaaaatacaatgtattgtttactaccatattattgatcataagtcaatcattggcatacagttcacagcaatccatttcacaagtgaatgtTTCAATCAGTTGGAAatgtattatgagggcttgtttaaggacccatcaatgtacacctgtgtcagatatttgtttatttattttttttagaaacaaggcaggggtatacatagggtgaccacctggctattgctctgttgcaggtcagcagacctgattttgtgggacacgagggagagataacttactattattgtactagttgaataaatattgattttatattagatgtatttttgcagtgatgttaaatgttaatgaaggCGCTGTGAACtgcactcagtttggcataaggtctacgatacaaactaattttaacagctcagacctactcaatttaaatataatgaagtgaaaataataatctaatcgttaaaaagcacatttccaaataagcacatcaattccattattaaagactagaaagattaaatgcgatcttaccggatttagtgtatcttgaataaaaaaaaatgttgtctgatctggctgcttcgagtagggccttctcattcattatgactgtagatcTCCTGGCAGGTGtgcttttgatgaggtccactaTGTTCAGTTTCTTGTCTCTGTCCTGGCagtggtcatcagtgaaaacaccctctccacgaagaGGAGCGTTGGTGacagctcaaagccaaagatatcagagctgtcatgtttggggcactgaaatgcttcagcagagctgtccgtgaaactttggtggcataccctgcactctccttttttagggtcacttgtaactggttttaaccatgtgtatattttctccaattctttattatacgaacaaggACACCTTTTCTTCTCAGGATCTTCTCAGTGTTTTCCctctctggcaagaaaaaaaggctgcgctgcgcatgttcagtgttttcttattaactttttttttaatagtgattttgtaattaaaggacgattaaataaaatgatgccgaaataataataataaagataaaaaattatacagacaaaattgaaatgcgggacactgcttatgacttgcgggacaaagcaaaaatgtgggacaggtggtcaccctacccataagacctgcgtcagacatgcttgtgtcacgtttcgggtgtgttgcgtcataaaaataaaatgtttaggtcactgtgtcaagttaattatagtttaatactcaatctttaaacacatattgagatcccttagatcgcatttgaacccttagtaatgcATATGTGTTGTTTTCTTAGCTGTATACATACTGTGTgtagctc
The sequence above is a segment of the Xyrauchen texanus isolate HMW12.3.18 chromosome 29, RBS_HiC_50CHRs, whole genome shotgun sequence genome. Coding sequences within it:
- the LOC127623280 gene encoding class E basic helix-loop-helix protein 41-like; this encodes MDERIPRVQGRQFLDQADLLGVEYSSLYMCKSKRGMKREEGKDAYKLPHRLIEKKRRDRINECIGQLKDLLPEHLKLTTLGHLEKAVVLELTLKHLNALTVVTEQQHQKIIALQNGRSLKSSLQADLDAFHSGFQACAKEVLQYLNKVENWTAREQRCTRFINHLHKVSAQFQPGARLLQQPSPCDDSQERETQRDAQANCVPVIQRTQNLELNENDTDTDSGYGGEAEKGDGKCEKGFDAAKGVKIKQEFGDERVTKKPKMNWSASGASCADSAHNRPDVAFMNSLMGMTGGQQTPFCMPFYFINPSAAASYMPLFDKSHLEKLVYPAAAAAALTTPFPWLYPGIPAHASAAAAAAIAFPGVSLDKSTVFDSASSQDNDPTSPDDEMSNEVELASPVSGEHGSESDAGHLPQRNENDAT